The proteins below are encoded in one region of Scophthalmus maximus strain ysfricsl-2021 chromosome 4, ASM2237912v1, whole genome shotgun sequence:
- the mthfs gene encoding 5,10-methenyltetrahydrofolate synthetase (5-formyltetrahydrofolate cyclo-ligase) isoform X2, with the protein MAALRAAKQALRKEMKRRVAALSDEEKRRQSRVVSQKLFRHPKYESTCSHMDMLQLASLQDMETLPLTAWNIRQPAEDDNSREEALAAGGLDLILMPGLGFDQMGKRLGRGKGFYDTYLERCIRHPKGKPYTIALAFREQLCREIPVDDNDVLIDEVLYEDDE; encoded by the exons ATGGCTGCCCTGCGAGCAGCCAAGCAAGCTctgaggaaggagatgaagcGACGGGTCGCCGCGCTGAGCGACGAGGAGAAGCGACGGCAGTCTCGAGTCGTTTCACAGAAG ctGTTCCGACACCCCAA ATATGAGAGCACCTGCAGCCATATGGATATGTTGCAGCTCGCCAGTCTGCAGGACATGGAGACATTGCCTCTGACTGCCTGGAACATCCGACAGCCAGCTGAAGATgacaacagcagagaggaggcacTGGCTGCag GAGGTCTGGACCTGATCCTGATGCCAGGCCTGGGTTTTGACCAAATGGGGAAGCGTCTGGGACGTGGGAAGGGTTTCTATGACACCTACTTGGAGCGCTGCATCAGACACCCCAAAGGAAAGCCCTACACCATCGCCTTGGCCTTCAGGGAGCAGTTGTGTCGGGAAATCCCTGTCGATGACAATGATGTGCTCATTGATGAGGTCCTGTATGAGGATGATGAGTAG
- the mthfs gene encoding 5,10-methenyltetrahydrofolate synthetase (5-formyltetrahydrofolate cyclo-ligase) isoform X1, whose translation MAALRAAKQALRKEMKRRVAALSDEEKRRQSRVVSQKLFRHPKYVSSKRIALFLSMNDEVLTEEIVKDAFKWGKSCFIPRYESTCSHMDMLQLASLQDMETLPLTAWNIRQPAEDDNSREEALAAGGLDLILMPGLGFDQMGKRLGRGKGFYDTYLERCIRHPKGKPYTIALAFREQLCREIPVDDNDVLIDEVLYEDDE comes from the exons ATGGCTGCCCTGCGAGCAGCCAAGCAAGCTctgaggaaggagatgaagcGACGGGTCGCCGCGCTGAGCGACGAGGAGAAGCGACGGCAGTCTCGAGTCGTTTCACAGAAG ctGTTCCGACACCCCAAGTATGTTTCCTCGAAGCGTATTGCATTGTTTCTCAGCATGAATGATGAAGTGCTCACTGAGGAAATCGTCAAAGACGCGTTTAAATGGGGTAAAAGCTGCTTCATCCCCAGATATGAGAGCACCTGCAGCCATATGGATATGTTGCAGCTCGCCAGTCTGCAGGACATGGAGACATTGCCTCTGACTGCCTGGAACATCCGACAGCCAGCTGAAGATgacaacagcagagaggaggcacTGGCTGCag GAGGTCTGGACCTGATCCTGATGCCAGGCCTGGGTTTTGACCAAATGGGGAAGCGTCTGGGACGTGGGAAGGGTTTCTATGACACCTACTTGGAGCGCTGCATCAGACACCCCAAAGGAAAGCCCTACACCATCGCCTTGGCCTTCAGGGAGCAGTTGTGTCGGGAAATCCCTGTCGATGACAATGATGTGCTCATTGATGAGGTCCTGTATGAGGATGATGAGTAG